GAATATCATCagcaaaatgaaaacaaacttcTTGGAACACACAAAGAGACTTGCTGATCTCAGAACACCATTTCGTTCTAATCCTGGGGAAGGCCGTCAGCCACACGACCTGGAAACAGATAAGATTTATGTGGATGTCACAATCCATAAGAACAGAGCAACAATGGATTTCCCCCATAAAAGATCTGAACAATTGAAAGTGTACCCACCAAAACGTTGTAAGGACACTCTTGAGCTTAAACAGATAGCAGATATAATCGATGCTGAACACAAAAATGTGCTTCTTGTTGGCCGACCTGGCATTGGGAAGACAATGATGTGCACCAGGCTCCTGCGATTGTGGGCTGAAAGCGAGTCCAGTGATGAGGTAGCTTTGTCTATTGCTTTTCGGAATGTTTCCTCTACTTCTGACATCAATATCAGGGACCTTTTGACTCTTTCTACTACAACACAAGGACTTGATGATAATGAGATAAGCTACATTTTAAACTACATTACTGCAAAccctagcaagctcattttgtgtTTAGATGGTGTTGATGAATTTTCATCTAGATCAAATATTTCTCAAAGTGAAGATTTGGACTTAAGAAGCACAGATGGGAAAATGGCCCCACATATACTTTTTCGTAAGATATGGTCTAGAAAACTCCTATGCGAAGCAACAGTTATAACAACAACACGTCCAACTGCTGTTGAATGTCTGAGGGAACTTCCTGAAGACTGTTTGAATAGAACTGTTGAGATTCTTGGATTCTCATTTGAACAAGTCAAAGACTATGTCACCAAATTTTCAGAGAGCCGACCAAAGATATGGGAACACATACAACAGAATGCAAATCTACTTTCCCTCTGCTACATTCCAGTAAACTGCTTTATTATTTGTCATTGTCTTCTTCATAGTTGTGATCATTTGCTGCCTGTAAAGATTACAGagatttacagtatttttgtgaaaatattCTTCCACAAGCGAAATCACAACAGAAAAGCGTATGGATGTTCAAAATGTGACCTTAGAACTTACATGTACAAACCCTTTGAAGACCTGAAACCTGAAAATGAAAAGGTGTTCAAGAGGCTTGGAGAGCTAGCATTTGAAGGAATTAGAGATGGGAAGTTGATATTCGAGTCTGTTAAGATAGATGATGCATTATTAGATTGTGGGCTGCTTCACAGTTTACCTGAAATACCTTCAAATTCACTGGTGGAGCCCCCTAAACAATACTTTTGCTTTATTTGCAGGAGTTTCTAGCAGCTAAACATGTGACTGACACAAATTCGGAAGAAGATTTAAAGAGCTTTGTTGAGAACCATATCAATGACGGTGCATGGCAAATAGTCACACGGTTTGTGGCAGGGCTTTCCAATACCCATGAAGTCACATGCAGACTCCTTCCAGAAAGAGTGACTGATCAAAAGGAGTGGCCAGTTGCAGAAGACACAACACTTGCTGTGGATGTGTGCCACTGCTTATATGAATCAGCTAGTGAGATGGAGGCTAAAGCATTGCTGCAGGGTAAACTTGAAGGAATGGACTTAAATATAGTTGACTTTTCCAAATGTGGACTTGGACCCGCTGACATGTCTGCTGTTGTGAATGTATTGAAGCATGCACCTAACCTCAATACACTATTAATAACCCATAATGATATTGGTTTGTTTGGCTGTAAGGAAGTTCTAACATTGTTGCAGAATTTTGGCAATAAACTTACTAAATTGGACCTCACATTCAACAGCATAGGAGATGAAGAAGCAAAGTACATATGTGAGGCACttagacatgagaattgtaaacttactcaATTGGACCTTACAACCAACAACATAGGAGATGAAGAAGCAAAGTACATATGTGAGGCACttagacatgagaattgtaaacttactcatTTGAACATGAGTGATAACTATATGGGAgatgaaggagcaaagtacataggtgaggcacttgcacatgagaattgtaaacttactcatttgaaaatctttaaTGAATATTGGGAatgaaggagcaaagtacataggtgaggcacttggacatgagaattgtaaacttactcatGTGGAAATCTTTATGAATATAGGGAatgaaggagcaaagtacatTGGTGAGGTACTTAGtcatgagaattgtaaacttactcatTTGAACATCAGCAATAATAATATAGGAGATGAAGGAGAAAACTACATATGTGAGGAACttagacatgagaattgtaaacttactcagTTGGACATCAGCTTTAATTTATAGGGgatgaaggagcaaagtacataggtgaggcacttgcacatgagaattgtaaacttactcagTTGGACATGTATAAAAACAATATAGGAgatgaaggagcaaagtacataggtgaggcacttgcacatgagaattgtaaacttactcatttgaaaatctttaaTGAATATTGGGAatgaaggagcaaagtacataggtgaggcacttggacatgagaattgtaaacttactcatGTGGAAATCTTTATGAATATAGGGAatgaaggagcaaagtacatTGGTGAGGTACTTAGtcatgagaattgtaaacttactcatTTGAACATCAGCAATAATAATATAGGAGATGAAGGAGAAAAGTACATATGTGAGGAACttagacatgagaattgtaaacttactcagTTGGACATCAGCTTTAATTATATAGGGGATGAAGAagcaaagtacataggtgaggcacttgcacatgagaattgtaaacttactcagTTGGACATGTATAAAAACAATATAGGAgatgaaggagcaaagtacataggtgaggcacttgcacatgagaattgtaaacttactcagTTGGACATGTATAAAAACAATATAGGAgatgaaggagcaaagtacataggtgaggcacttggacatgagaattgtaaacttactatGCTGGACATGTATGATAACAATATAGGAgatgaaggagcaaagtacataggtgaggcacCTAGtcatgagaattgtaaacttactcgGTTGATATTTGTAAAATATGTAATCGGGTGGCATCTTATTAcctagctcgaatattttaCGGTTGATCACCTttaattgtcttatatcctagaagaaaggtcacaataaactctcattgctctgtgatgtgtatttattcagaaaaaGTGGTATTTCTAACGTCTGAGCAGTTCAGGGATTTCGCGATACTTGTATAGGCACCAAGTATatgttataataaaattgAGGTATGTCATTATATGATTCTTGACAAGAACTTCTACACAATTTGTGATAAATATTTACGATTTGGGACCTCGGGTAGCTCTCGACGTCGCCTCTCGCTTACGTTGGCACCTGAATCTGTTTATGCTGCCATAGGTTCCTTATAATTGCTCGTCGCCAATGTTGTAAACACAGTCAAACTTTGTTTATTTATGAAGTTTTTTATCCTATCAACATGCCCACTTGGACTATCAAATGTCAATCAACCAGAAGAATACAGGAAGTGACGGTCTAGACTATGAAATCGATCTCATCATCCCTTACACTACACGCATCCCTTACACTACATGCAAGAAACCACAATGGTGTTTTTCTATATTTCTATATTAAtacaaatcaaaacaaaaggcCCAACTTGTCGTGATCataaaccagaagaataaatatacaccaaaaactggtactCGATTCTGCCAAACCCTGGGCCcaacaccccctcccccctcaaatCCAAGCCCCAACTTCCTTTTCGCTAATTTAAGAATGGCacagagataaacaacaaatacctGTGTCTCTAGAAAACGACCACCTCGTCGACGACtttaacaaagacatttgAGTCTACTTCGAAGAAGATGACGTTTGAATTAGGTCCTATAAAAACTTTACCTTCATGAATCTCTTGCtcagtattatattaaaaccaCTTAAATTCGGCACCCAAAGAAATGAGACCCCTCCTCTGATGACAGCCCCCCAAAAGACCCCCCCTAAATCGGCGCCTAAAAAaacgtacccccccccctttagtaattaatgaccgctccGCTCCGACTTCTTCAGacgtcttattaaagacgaaaatttggtcTAATACcatttttggtgtattgtctttaatctttaaaataagattacattagtgaaaaaaaacattgttatttttatttgccaGTGTTAGTCTAAGCCTCCTCTTGCAAAAAGGACTCATCCACTTGTTGAATAATGTTGTCGATGAATTTTTACATCTCCTATAACTTGTTGTAAATAGTCTTTTTACATCTTCTATTATCTGTTGTAATTATGTAGTTTTTAAAGGGGTCAGCAGTAAATGGCCATGCTGTTGCAGCTACCCTGCCTATTGTGGCgaagctaataaaataaaaaaataaaccttgTGATTCAAattaccattattattatgatcGAGGAATTATGGGGATGTCAAAGAGAAGCTACTgtaatgattcgaataagcgCTCGGGGCGCTCAAGGGCGGAAAGTTTATTTATGGAGGGGGGGAACGtttgcagaatacccgtccacgaTTTTAAGCCCCTTCTTAAACGAGCCGGGTCCGCGGTGCTGTAATCAAGatatgaataataaaaaatacaaactcaaAAAGTCAGAGAGAACCCAGCATGTAAATGCTACACGGGAACGCTAAGATCCAACTGATATTTTAATTAAGGTACCGGAAAGGCGATGAGAAAGACAGTTAACAATCAAGCTTAACCTTAAAGCCAGCTagggaataaataaaaaaagcttaaGGCCTCagttataattaaaaaatatacatttttattaaaaaaaacatacatagCAAAAACATGTTACAGAAAAAAGATGAAAGAAGTTGAAAAATGACTTGCATATTTTGATGAATTAGAAATCAATACCTCCATAACCTACCTTAGTTTCCTTTCCTTGCTAGTTTAAGGTCCAGAAAAAGTATTGCAAAAAGCACATTGGAATTGCTGAAATGGTGGTGCCTGCTAGAGCGCGGCAGTAACACTTAACTCATAATCACAACTTGTCGCTTGGGCTCTATATTACTCTTTAAGGAGCGAGTCACACATTCACACTTTTTTCATTTAACTGGTGATGACTTGACAAGTTTTGTTAAAAGAACCACCGAACCGATTGTTCAACATCTCCCAGTCCATTTAAAAGGATTTTGAATGGCTCAAAAGACAAAATTAAATTTTACTTGGAAATAGCATAAGATCATTTTCCAAAATGAAAGGTGGCCGAGTTATTACTTTTCGGATAAGTACGTTGGGTAATTGTTATGAAAGTCGGGTTTTCGCAAGAAAAGGATCATAGAGTTTTTATTTGGTAAACAAGAGCAAACATCAATAGGGATTTTTTATCAGTTTGTTCATTTTCGCAATTacatattttaaattttgaataaatataGAGATTTCTTCGTAGCTAGGACTGTAAAGAATTGAGGTGTTATAATACATTATATTTCGGTGTATAGCCATTCACGCATTTACAACAATtaaacagaaaataaaaatattcgcTTTACAATGAATTCTTGTCTTTTAGAAAAATGTGTTCAGCAAGCCTAGCCCTGTTACCAATGGCACCTTCCATTATGGTTAAAGTCAAATAAATTAAATGGCAAATTCTCATCTCGCATACAACTTTGACGTTAGCTTTTAGTCATTAAAACTCACCTATAAATATAGGACGAGGCCTTTAATAGACGAAAGATGCAAATTTCAACAGCAGATCGCAGCCGGGATTCAACTGGAAATCAATTTAGGTGTAACATCGCTGTTCAAAATATCGTCAGGAATGTGTACTTGGCTTCcgtaaaaatataaactatAATGAAGCAAGTTTGCGTTAAAACAAAACTATCcgtgttttctttttcgtgttttgttcatatttttttcttccggAATACCAACTGTGCGGGGGAATGTTTCGTCAAAGAGAATTTGTTTAGATTCATCAACCTTCCATCACACGCAAGCCAGTCACAGCTTAGGAACTTTTTCCAAAAACTCAAGAAACACGGATACTTTGAC
The sequence above is a segment of the Nematostella vectensis chromosome 2, jaNemVect1.1, whole genome shotgun sequence genome. Coding sequences within it:
- the LOC5500589 gene encoding protein NLRC5-like, whose translation is MEQCLHLLEPETLTWYSYVAGFAWFVVFVVFIGPTSDFYENESRADFKCKTESVKDNAWITKQCFGNYEKDYIKIIPIFVFVLINFFVILLVFVIYSCFTKRRVERIKNHETNDAELQPLQPTQPEKKTKLVWSYIGQLTARILLGIIFMVSQTGYFYPHGFPSNFECRSIKRQRNSTAVVIANITYDCYNQAASKKKHWVMGLLVVNGVFAFVAFVEFLWVLYTVKRRRACFNDLQFYQNFLGGSNKQQLKLSNIISKMKTNFLEHTKRLADLRTPFRSNPGEGRQPHDLETDKIYVDVTIHKNRATMDFPHKRSEQLKVYPPKRCKDTLELKQIADIIDAEHKNVLLVGRPGIGKTMMCTRLLRLWAESESSDEVALSIAFRNVSSTSDINIRDLLTLSTTTQGLDDNEISYILNYITANPSKLILCLDGVDEFSSRSNISQSEDLDLRSTDGKMAPHILFRKIWSRKLLCEATVITTTRPTAVECLRELPEDCLNRTVEILGFSFEQVKDYVTKFSESRPKIWEHIQQNANLLSLCYIPVNCFIICHCLLHSCDHLLPVKITEIYSIFVKIFFHKRNHNRKAYGCSKCDLRTYMYKPFEDLKPENEKVFKRLGELAFEGIRDGKLIFESVKIDDALLDCGLLHSLPEIPSNSLVEPPKQYFCFICRSF
- the LOC125560935 gene encoding NACHT, LRR and PYD domains-containing protein 12-like, coding for MEAKALLQGKLEGMDLNIVDFSKCGLGPADMSAVVNVLKHAPNLNTLLITHNDIGLFGCKEVLTLLQNFGNKLTKLDLTFNSIGDEEAKYICEALRHENCKLTQLDLTTNNIGDEEAKYICEALRHENCKLTHLNMSDNYMGDEGAKYIGNEGAKYIGEVLSHENCKLTHLNISNNNIGDEGEKYICEELRHENCKLTQLDISFNYIGDEEAKYIEKVVFLTSEQFRDFAILV